The Paenibacillus uliginis N3/975 genome has a window encoding:
- a CDS encoding GNAT family N-acetyltransferase, producing MLNIRFYEEKDLEDLAALMADLGYPTDREQMGRRMKRIMEESSYFTFVAVKDNRVVGMIGCREAVGYEFDDCSVQINALVTKQEVQGQGIGRALLQNVEQWAKERGAKGLFLTSGNKPERKYAHEFYQQLGFIITVFPERESPLL from the coding sequence ATGCTGAACATACGCTTCTATGAGGAGAAAGATCTTGAAGATCTGGCGGCCTTAATGGCCGATCTGGGATACCCGACAGACCGTGAGCAGATGGGCAGGCGGATGAAGAGGATTATGGAAGAGTCTTCTTATTTTACTTTCGTAGCTGTTAAAGATAACCGGGTGGTCGGGATGATCGGCTGCCGGGAAGCGGTTGGATACGAATTTGATGATTGTTCCGTACAGATTAATGCGCTGGTTACCAAGCAGGAGGTTCAAGGACAGGGGATCGGTCGGGCGTTGTTACAAAATGTGGAACAGTGGGCAAAGGAGAGAGGAGCGAAAGGGCTCTTCTTAACGAGCGGAAACAAACCTGAACGAAAGTATGCTCATGAATTCTATCAGCAGTTAGGGTTTATAATTACAGTATTTCCTGAACGGGAAAGCCCACTTCTTTAG
- the tnpA gene encoding IS200/IS605 family transposase: MNEYRRTNTTVSLLNYHFVFCPRYRRKIFLKAEVEQRFKELVHEVCAELKIEIVALECDKDHTHMFLSALPTLSPADIMAKVKGRTSRKLRKEFPHLLHLPSLWTRSYFVSTAGNVSNEMIKRYVEEQKTRG, translated from the coding sequence ATGAACGAATACAGAAGAACCAACACAACCGTATCTCTACTGAATTATCATTTTGTTTTCTGCCCACGATACAGAAGAAAGATTTTTCTCAAAGCAGAGGTAGAGCAACGCTTCAAAGAATTAGTACATGAAGTGTGTGCGGAACTAAAAATTGAGATTGTCGCCCTTGAGTGCGATAAAGACCACACTCACATGTTCCTTAGTGCACTACCAACATTAAGTCCTGCCGATATTATGGCGAAAGTGAAAGGACGCACCTCTAGAAAGCTACGTAAAGAGTTTCCACACCTCTTGCATTTGCCGAGTTTATGGACACGTTCATATTTTGTTTCTACTGCTGGAAATGTATCAAACGAGATGATTAAGCGTTATGTTGAAGAACAAAAGACAAGGGGGTGA